Proteins encoded within one genomic window of Bos indicus x Bos taurus breed Angus x Brahman F1 hybrid chromosome 18, Bos_hybrid_MaternalHap_v2.0, whole genome shotgun sequence:
- the SCAF1 gene encoding splicing factor, arginine/serine-rich 19: MEEEDESRGKTEESGEDRGDGPPDRDPTLSPPAFILRAIQQAVGSSLQGDLPNDKDGSRCHGLRWRRCRSPRSEPRSQESGGTDTATVLDMAADGLLAGLVSILDPPDTWVPSHMDLRPGESEDMLELVAEVRIGDRDPVPLPVPSLLPRLRAWRTGKTVSPQSHSSRPTCARHLLTLGTGDGGPAPPPAPSSASSSPSPSPSSSSPSPPPPPPPPAPPAPPAPRFDIYDPFHPTDEAYSPPPAPEQKYDPFEPTGSNPSSSAGTPSPEEEEEEEEEEEEGLSQSISRISETLAGIYDDNSLSQDFPGDESPGPDPQPLQPTPAPGTPPQADSTRADGATRRRVFVVGTEAEACREGKVSVEVVTAGGTALPPPLLPPGDSEIEEGEIVQPEEEPRMAVSLFRAGGRAARPPPVAPSAAQPPPPPPAPRAPEGDDFLSLHAESDGEGALQVDLGEPAPAPPAADTRWGGLDLRRKILTQRRERYRQRSPSPAVAPAPAAPTGPPTRKKSRRERKRSGGEAKEAASSSSGAQPAPPAPASPWDSKKHRSRDRKPGSHASSSTRRRSRSRSTRHRSRSTDRRRGGSRRSRSREKRRRRRRSNSPPPATSSSSSSRRERHRGKHRDGGGSKKKKKRSRSRGEKRSGDSEKGPPPAQPPSGSTSLGSDRDSRRRGAVPPSIQDLTDHDLFAIKRTITVGRPDKSDTRGPSPAPASSPKREVLYDSEGLSAEERGGKNSEKDRRRSGAASSSSSSREKGSRRKALDGGDRERDRDRDRDRSSKKTRPPKELAPSSGPPPKPPVSSGSGSSSSSSSSSSRKVKLQSKVAVLIREGVSSTTPAREASSAGLGSIGVKFSRDRESRSPFLKPDERAPAEVAKAAQGSTKPKKTKVKAKAGAKKTKGTKGKTKPSKTRKKIRSGGSSGPVTLKKSKADSCSQAAGAKGAEETSWSGEERAAKAPSTPPPKVAPPPPALTPDSQTVDSSCKTPEVSFLPEEAAEEAGVRVGAEEEEEEEEEEEEEEEEEQQPATTTATSTAAAAPSAAPSAGSTAGDSGAEDGPAPRGSQLPTLPPPMPWNLPAGVDCTTSGVLALTALLFKMEEANLASRAKAQELIQATNQILSHRKPPSSLGVTPAPVPTSLGLPPGPSSYLLPGSLPLGGCGSTPPTPTGLAAASDKREGSSSSEGRGDTDKYLKKLHTQERAVEEVKLAIKPYYQKKDITKEEYKDILRKAVHKICHSKSGEINPVKVSNLVRAYVQRYRYFRKHGRKPGDPPGPPRPPKEPGPPDKGGPGLPLPPL, translated from the exons ATGGAGGAAGAAGATGAGTCTCGAGGGAAGACGGAAGAGTCAGGCGAGGATCGGGGCGACGGTCCGCCAGACAGAGACCCTacgctttctcctcctgcttttatCCTG CGGGCCATTCAGCAGGCTGTGGGGAGTTCCCTGCAGGGGGATCTGCCAAATGATAAAG ATGGCTCTCGGTGTCATGGCCTTCGATGGAGGCGCTGCCGGAGCCCACGATCGGAGCCCCGTTCCCAGGAATCCGGGGGGACTGACACGGCTACA GTGTTGGACATGGCTGCCGACGGCCTCCTTGCGGGGCTGGTGAGCATCCTGGATCCCCCAGACACCTGGGTTCCTAGCCACATGGACCTGCGGCCTGGCGA AAGCGAGGACATGCTGGAGCTGGTGGCCGAGGTCCGAATTGGGGACAGGGATCCAGTCCCTCTGCCGGTACCCAGCCTGCTGCCCCGTCTCAGGGCCTGGAGGACAGGCAAAACGG TTTCTCCGCAGTCTCACTCTTCTCGACCCACCTGTGCCCGCCACCTCCTCACCTTGGGCACTGGAGACGggggccctgcccctccccctgccccctcctctgcatcctcctccccttccccttcgcCCTCCTCATCCTCCCCTTCCCCGcctccccctccaccacccccagcGCCCCCAGCTCCTCCTGCACCCCGGTTTGATATCTATGACCCCTTCCACCCCACCGACGAGGCCTATTCCCCACCGCCTGCTCCGGAGCAGAAGTACGACCCCTTCGAGCCCACAGGCTCCAACCCCAGCTCATCAGCCGGGACCCCTTCacctgaggaggaggaagaggaagaagaggaagaagaggagggccTGTCACAGAGCATCAGCCGCATCTCTGAGACCCTGGCGGGCATCTACGACGACAACAGCCTGagccaggacttcccaggtgacgaGAGCCCGGGCCCCGACCCCCAGCCCTTGCAGCCGACTCCAGCCCCTGGCACACCGCCCCAGGCCGACTCCACCAGGGCCGACGGAGCCACCCGCCGGCGTGTCTTTGTAGTGGGGACCGAGGCGGAGGCCTGTCGGGAAGGCAAGGTCTCCGTAGAGGTGGTGACAGCTGGCGGAACTGCCCTCCCGCCCCCTCTGCTGCCTCCGGGCGACTCGGAGATTGAGGAGGGCGAGATCGTCCAGCCCGAGGAGGAGCCCAGAATGGCGGTTTCCCTCTTCCGCGCCGGCGGCCGGGCAGCGCGGCCCCCACCCGTGGCCCCCTCTGcggcccagcccccgcccccgccgcccgcaCCCCGGGCCCCCGAGGGGGACGACTTCTTGTCTCTGCACGCGGAGTCCGACGGCGAGGGCGCCCTGCAGGTGGACCTGGGGGAGCCGGCCCCCGCGCCGCCAGCCGCCGACACGCGCTGGGGCGGCCTGGACCTGCGGCGCAAGATCCTGACCCAGCGGCGCGAGCGTTACCGGCAGCGATCGCCCTCTCCGGCCgtggcccccgcccccgccgcccccaccgGCCCGCCCACCCGCAAGAAGTCGAGGCGGGAACGCAAGCGGAGCGGCGGCGAGGCCAAGGAGGCCGCCTCTTCCTCCTCCGGAGCGCAGCCCGCCCCGCCGGCCCCGGCCTCCCCCTGGGACTCCAAGAAGCACCGCTCGCGGGACCGCAAGCCGGGCTCCCACGCCTCATCGTCCACCCGCCGCCGCTCGCGGTCCCGTTCCACCCGCCACCGCTCGCGGAGCACCGACCGGCGCCGCGGGGGCAGCCGCCGGTCACGGTCCCGGGAGAAAAGGCGGCGGCGGAGGCGCTCGAACTCACCGCCTCCGGCCACCTCATCTTCCTCGTCCTCCCGCCGCGAGCGGCACCGTGGCAAGCACCGCGATGGCGGTGGcagcaagaagaagaagaagcggTCGCGGTCTCGGGGCGAGAAGCGTTCCGGGGACAGCGAGAAGGGCCCTCCCCCGGCCCAGCCGCCCTCCGGCTCCACCTCCCTGGGCAGTGACCGGGACAGCCGCCGGCGGGGGGCCGTTCCGCCCTCCATCCAGGACCTCACGGACCACGACCTCTTCGCCATCAAGCGGACCATCACCGTGGGCCGGCCGGATAAGTCTGACACCCGAGGCCCCTCCCCGGCCCCGGCCTCATCCCCCAAGCGGGAGGTCCTGTACGACTCGGAGGGGCTGAGCGCCGAGGAGCGGGGCGGCAAGAACAGCGAGAAGGACCGGCGGCGCTCGggggctgcctcctcctcctcctcctcccgggAGAAGGGATCGCGGCGGAAGGCGCTGGACGGGGGGGACCGGGAGAGGGACAGAGACAGGGACAGGGACAGGTCGTCCAAGAAGACCCGGCCCCCCAAGGAGTTGGCACCCTCTTCGGGGCCCCCGCCAAAGCCTCCAGTCAGCAGCGGCTCGGGCTCCTCGTCCTCCTCGTCCTCGTCGTCTTCCCGGAAGGTGAAGCTGCAGTCCAAGGTGGCGGTGCTGATCCGCGAGGGCGTCAGCAGTACCACGCCGGCCAGGGAGGCCTCCTCTGCCGGCCTGGGCTCCATCGGAGTCAAGTTCAGCCGCGACCGGGAGAGCCGCTCCCCCTTCCTCAAGCCAGACGAGCGGGCCCCTGCGGAGGTGGCCAAAGCAGCTCAGGGCAGCACCAAGCCCAAAAAGACCAAGGTCAAGGCCAAGGCTGGGGCCAAGAAAACCAAGGGGACCAAGGGAAAGACCAAGCCATCCAAGACCAGGAAAAAGATCCGCAGCGGGGGCAGCAGTGGCCCGGTGACGCTGAAGAAGTCCAAGGCGGATAGCTGCAGCCAGGCCGCTGGAGCCAAGGGGGCCGAGGAGACCTCCTGGTCCGGGGAAGAGCGGGCAGCCAAGGcccccagcaccccaccccccaaggtGGCCCCTCCACCCCCTGCACTGACGCCCGACTCGCAGACTGTGGACAGCAGCTGCAAGACACCTGAGGTCTCCTTCCTGCCAGAAGAGGCCGCTGAGGAGGCTGGGGTCCGGGttggggcagaggaggaggaggaggaggaagaggaggaggaggaggaggaggaggaggagcagcagccGGCCACCACCACAGCCACCAGCACGGCGGCGGCCGCGCCGAGTGCTGCCCCGAGTGCAGGGTCCACAGCTGGTGACTCGGGGGCGGAGGACGGGCCCGCTCCCCGCGGCTCCCAGCTGCCCACCCTGCCCCCGCCCATGCCCTGGAACCTGCCCGCGGGCGTGGACTGCACTACCAGCGGCGTCCTGGCCT TGACTGCACTTCTCTTCAAGATGGAAGAAGCCAATCTGGCGAGCCGAGCAAAGGCCCAGGAACTGATCCAGGCCACCAACCAG ATCCTCAGCCACAGGAAGCCACCCTCAAGTCTGGGGGTGACCCCAGCTCCTGTGCCCACctccctgggtctgccccctggCCCCTCCAGCTACCTGCTGCCTGGCAGCCTCCCCCTGGGAGGCTGCGgctccacccctcccacccccactgggCTGGCTGCAGCGTCTGACAAGAGAGAGGGCAGCAGCAGCTCCGAGGGACGTGGGGACACAGACAAG TATCTGAAGAAGCTGCACACACAGGAGCGGGCGGTGGAGGAGGTGAAGCTGGCCATCAAGCCGTATTATCAGAAAAAGGACATCACCAAGGAGGAGTACAAGGACATCCTGAGGAAGGCCGTCCACAAG ATCTGCCACAGCAAAAGTGGGGAGATCAACCCCGTGAAGGTGAGCAACCTGGTGCGCGCCTACGTCCAACGCTACCGCTACTTCCGCAAGCATGGCCGCAAGCCAGGGGACCCTCCGGGGCCCCCGCGGCCACCCAAGGAGCCAGGACCCCCTGACAAAGGCGGCCCGGGCCTGCCCTTGCCCCCTCTCTGA